TTTCGGGTTATCACATGCAAGAGGCGGGCGCCAATCAAGTATTGGAATTGGCATTCACTCTAGCTGACGGTAAAGAGTACGTAAAAACAGCGCTTGCTAAAGGCTTGGATGTTGATGGCTTTGCAGGTCGCCTATCGTTCTTCTTTGCAATCGGCATGAATTTCTATCTGGAAGTTGCTAAGTTACGCGCTGCTCGTTTGTTGTGGTGGCGCATTATGAAGTCCTTCGAGCCGAAGAATCCTAAATCCTTGATGCTTCGTACGCACTGCCAAACTTCCGGCTGGTCTTTGACGGAGCAAGACCCTTACAACAACGTAGTGAGAACTACGGTTGAGGCGATGGCAGCGGTATTTGGCGGCACTCAATCCCTGCACACCAACTCATTAGATGAGGCAATCGCACTTCCTTCTGAGTTCTCAAGCCGTATTGCTCGCAACACCCAATTGATTCTCCAGGAAGAAACCCATATTCCTAGCGTGATTGATCCATGGGCCGGTTCTTACATGATGGAGAACCTTACTCAAGAGATGGCTGACAAGGCTTGGGAAATCATCCAAGAAGTCGAAGCAATGGGCGGCATGACTAAGGCTGTTGAAAGTGGTTGGGCCAAATTGAAGATTGAAGCCGCGGCCGCTGAGAAGCAAGCCAAGATTGACTCTGGCTCTGATGTTATCGTTGGCGTGAATAAATACAAACTAGGCAAAGAAGATCTGGTTGATGTGCTGATGATCGATAACGATCGAGTACGAGAAGGCCAAGTTGCTCGTTTGAAAGATATCAAGGCAAAGCGTGACAATCAAAAAGTCAAAGCTGCATTAGAGGCTTTGACTAAAGCTGCGGAAGATAACTCTGGAAACTTGTTGGAATTATCGGTAAATGCAATTCGTTTACGCGCAACAGTGGGCGAAGTATCCGATGCGTTAGAAACAGTTTACGGGCGCCATCGCGCCGATACTCAAAAGGTGACCGGTGTGTATGCAGCTGCTTATGACTCAGCCGAAGGTTGGGCAAAACTACAAACAGAAATCGCTGACTTTGCAAAAGACTTTGGTCGTCGCCCACGTGTGATGATTGCTAAGCTTGGTCAAGATGGCCATGATCGTGGTGCAAAAGTGGTCGCTACTGCTTACGCTGATTTAGGCTTTGACGTGGATATTGGGCCTTTGTTCCAAACCCCAGAAGAATGTGCGCGACAAGCGATTGAGAACGACGTCCATGCCTTAGGTGTGTCTACTTTAGCGGCCGGCCACAAAACTCTAGTGCCAGCCATCATTGCGGAATTGAAAAAGCAAGGTTCGGACGACATCATTGTGTTCGTTGGTGGCGTTATACCAAGACAAGACTATGAATTCCTGTACGAAGCAGGTGTTAAGGGAATCTACGGCCCAGGTACACCAATTCCGGCTTCGGCTAAGGATGTGCTTGAGCAGATTCGCAAGTCTGTTAAACCAGCTTAATTCGGATTACAGGCATGCTGCAAGCTGCTGATCAAGCGCTAGTGAATGATCTCACTGGTGCGCCTTCGCTTAAACAGCGACGCGCATTGGCGAAGATCATTACTTTGCTTGAATCAACACGCTTAGATCATCGGCATCGTGCCGATGATGTTCTTAATACGCTGCTGCCAAAGACGGGTAACTCATTTCGTTTGGGCATTTCAGGTGTGCCGGGAGTTGGCAAATCTACCTTGATAGAAACC
The window above is part of the Polynucleobacter sp. AP-Kolm-20A-A1 genome. Proteins encoded here:
- the scpA gene encoding methylmalonyl-CoA mutase, which translates into the protein MSSEKKSSSNQPWPSVPETNLDAWKKSAQKSAPNGDVDSLGWKTPDGIHLKALYTSSDIQGLNYTDTLPGFEPFVRGPQATMYSVRPWTIRQYAGFSTAEESNAFYRKALDAGGQGVSVAFDLATHRGYDSDHPRVTGDVGKAGVAIDSVEDMKILFDGIPLDKVSVSMTMNGAVLPVLAGYIVAGEEQGVKQEQLSGTIQNDILKEFMVRNTYIYPPEPSMRIIGDIIEYTAKHMPKFNSISISGYHMQEAGANQVLELAFTLADGKEYVKTALAKGLDVDGFAGRLSFFFAIGMNFYLEVAKLRAARLLWWRIMKSFEPKNPKSLMLRTHCQTSGWSLTEQDPYNNVVRTTVEAMAAVFGGTQSLHTNSLDEAIALPSEFSSRIARNTQLILQEETHIPSVIDPWAGSYMMENLTQEMADKAWEIIQEVEAMGGMTKAVESGWAKLKIEAAAAEKQAKIDSGSDVIVGVNKYKLGKEDLVDVLMIDNDRVREGQVARLKDIKAKRDNQKVKAALEALTKAAEDNSGNLLELSVNAIRLRATVGEVSDALETVYGRHRADTQKVTGVYAAAYDSAEGWAKLQTEIADFAKDFGRRPRVMIAKLGQDGHDRGAKVVATAYADLGFDVDIGPLFQTPEECARQAIENDVHALGVSTLAAGHKTLVPAIIAELKKQGSDDIIVFVGGVIPRQDYEFLYEAGVKGIYGPGTPIPASAKDVLEQIRKSVKPA